In Amphiura filiformis chromosome 2, Afil_fr2py, whole genome shotgun sequence, one DNA window encodes the following:
- the LOC140146024 gene encoding LOW QUALITY PROTEIN: WD repeat-containing protein 70-like (The sequence of the model RefSeq protein was modified relative to this genomic sequence to represent the inferred CDS: inserted 1 base in 1 codon), which produces MDDDMEEMRRLRTARNYRARHQEDEDEERETASSKPQTTIKPKASTSSSSTAAEPMDMAXMMGFAGFGKKARTFDVSAMFEQTRRTAQERSQQQTSSSSPEVSVRESAPRMKDSGKKDESSDDDEDDDDEIGPPLPAGFVLPSSSTSKKQTDDKDSDSDGDDDDEEEEEELSLKDRIPATHEIVLEHGNKTVSAVSLDPSGSRLATGGFDYELKLWDFAAMDASLRSFRSMQPCENHQIKTIQYSITGDCILIAAANSQAKVVDRDGFPVMECVMGDQYIVDMAKTKGHVAMLNGACWNPRVKEDFITCSNDGTVRIWDFNVSKSQKQVLKFRAQNGQKTIPTCCTYSRDGQLIAAACQDGSIQIWDIRRPFVRPTHTQRTAHANGSEASCISFSYDNKAFATRGGDDTLKLWDIRNFKRAINVATGLVNFYPVTDCQFSPDDKMVLTGISVKKNEGPGKLMFFDRETFDVVTEMECSNSSVVRCIWHPRLNQIIVGCGNGQAKVFYHPDKSHRGAKLSVVKKKRKAKEPDVMKKEHIITPHMLRMYRKDQPKAVMAYKKEQKDRQDPVRSHRPDLPITSGRGGRVAASGSTLSSYVAKNIAIKKMDDKNPREAILRHAKEASDNPFWISPAYKQTQPEAIFHESDEEEEEDTTDVPHWTKKQKLDSNNT; this is translated from the exons CTGCTCGTAACTACCGTGCCAGACACCAAGAAGATGAGGATGAGGAGAGAGAAACAGCCAGTAGCAAGCCTCAAACCACCATCAAACCTAAAGCGTCaacttcatcatcatcaacagcagcTGAACCTATGGATATGG CTATGATGGGATTTGCTGGGTTTG GCAAGAAGGCACGTACCTTTGATGTATCAGCCATGTTTGAACAGACCAGAAGGACAGCTCAAGAACGCAGTCAGCAACAGACCTCATCATCATCTCCAGAGGTATCAGTTCGAGAATCAGCACCAAGAATGAAGGATAGTGGCAAGAAGGATGAAAGCTCCgacgatgatgaggatgatgatgatgaaatag GTCCACCGCTGCCAGCTGGCTTTGTTTTACCATCTTCATCCACATCCAAGAAACAAACAGATGACAAAGATTCGGATTCAGATGGCGACGACGAtgatgaagaggaggaggaggaactg AGCCTCAAAGACAGGATCCCTGCTACTCATGAAATTGTTCTTGAACATGGAAACAAGACT GTGTCAGCAGTCAGTTTAGATCCATCAGGGTCAAGATTAGCAACTGGTGGCTTTGACTATGAGCTGAAGCTGTGGGATTTTGCAGCCATGGATGCTTCACTGAGGTCATTCAGATCTATGCAGCCGTGTGAAAA TCATCAGATCAAGACAATACAATACAGTATCACTGGAGACTGTATACTGATAGCAGCAGCAAACTCACAAGCTAAAGTGGTCGACAGAGATGGCTTCCCAGTCATGGAGTGTGTCATGGGTGATCAATACATCGTAGATATGGCAAAAACAAAG GGTCATGTTGCCATGTTGAATGGTGCATGCTGGAATCCACGGGTTAAGGAAGATTTTATAACATGTTCAAATGATGG GACTGTTCGGATATGGGACTTCAATGTTTCAAAGAGCCAGAAACAGGTTTTAAAGTTCCGTGCACAGAATGGTCAGAAGACTATCCCCACATGCTGTACATATAGTAGGGATGGACAACTGATTGCCGCTGCATGTCAAGATGGCAGTATTCAGATTTGGGACATTAGAAGACCATTT GTAAGACCAACCCACACTCAACGCACAGCTCATGCCAATGGTTCAGAAGCATCTTGTATCAGTTTTTCGTACGACAATAAGGCATTTGCAACAAGGGGTG GTGATGATACACTGAAATTGTGGGACATTAGGAATTTCAAACGTGCTATAAATGTTGCTACAGGATTGGTCAATTTTTATCCAGT AACTGACTGCCAATTTAGTCCGGATGATAAAATGGTGCTGACTGGGATCTCCGTCAAGAAAAATGAAGGTCCTGGTAAACTGATGTTCTTTGATAGGGAAACCTTTGATGTTGTGACAGAGATGGAGTGTTCAAATTCA AGTGTTGTGCGATGTATCTGGCATCCTAGACTAAACCAAATCATTGTAGGATGTGGGAATGGTCAGGCTAAAGTCTTTTATCATCCGGATAAAAGCCACAG AGGAGCCAAATTGAGCGTAGTGAAGAAGAAGAGGAAAGCCAAGGAGCCAGATGTAATGAAGAAAGAGCACATAATTACCC CTCACATGTTGCGTATGTACAGAAAGGACCAGCCTAAAGCTGTAATGGCCTATAAGAAAGAACAGAAGGACAGACAGGATCCAGTTAGATCACATAGACCTGACCTGCCAATCACATCAG GTCGTGGTGGACGTGTCGCTGCATCTGGCAGTACATTGTCATCTTATGTAGCAAAGAATATTGCCATCAAGAAGATGGATGACAAAAATCCTAGAGAAGCTATCCTGCGACATGCCAAGGAAGCAAGCGATAACCCGTTCTGGATTTCACCTGCATATAAACA aacCCAACCAGAAGCCATTTTCCACGAATCAgatgaagaagaggaagaagacacAACAGATGTACCTCACTGGACGAAGAAACAAAAGCTAGACAGCAACAACACCTGA